A genomic stretch from Streptomyces sp. QL37 includes:
- the yaaA gene encoding peroxide stress protein YaaA, with the protein MLVLLPPSEGKAASGRGAPLKPESLSLPGLADARAAVLDELVELSMADEEKAREVLGLSEGLRGEIAKNAELRTAGTRPAGEIYTGVLYDALGLDSLDAAAKRRAGKSLLVFSGLWGAVRVSDRIPSYRCSMGVRLPGLGALNAYWRAPMASVMPEAAGEGLVLDLRSSAYAGAWKPSGEVAERTASVRVLQSQMVDGVEKRSVVSHFNKATKGRLVRDLLLAGAAPKGPAELVEAVRDLGYVVEARAPERAGRPWALDVVVTEIH; encoded by the coding sequence GTGCTCGTGCTGTTGCCGCCCTCCGAAGGTAAGGCCGCTTCGGGGCGCGGGGCACCGCTGAAGCCGGAGTCCCTGTCCCTGCCGGGCCTCGCCGACGCCCGGGCCGCGGTCCTGGACGAGCTGGTCGAGCTCTCGATGGCGGACGAGGAGAAGGCCCGCGAGGTGCTGGGCCTGAGCGAGGGGCTGCGCGGCGAGATCGCGAAGAACGCGGAGCTGCGCACGGCCGGGACCCGGCCCGCCGGGGAGATCTACACGGGGGTGCTGTACGACGCCCTGGGCCTGGACTCGCTGGACGCGGCGGCCAAGCGGCGCGCCGGGAAGTCGCTGCTGGTCTTCTCCGGGCTGTGGGGCGCGGTGCGGGTGAGTGACCGGATCCCCTCGTACCGCTGCTCGATGGGGGTGAGGCTGCCGGGCCTCGGCGCCTTGAACGCGTACTGGCGCGCCCCGATGGCGTCGGTGATGCCGGAGGCGGCCGGGGAAGGGCTGGTCCTGGATCTGCGCTCGTCCGCGTACGCCGGGGCGTGGAAGCCCTCGGGCGAGGTCGCGGAGCGCACGGCGAGTGTGCGGGTGCTCCAGTCCCAGATGGTGGACGGGGTGGAGAAGCGGTCCGTGGTCAGCCACTTCAACAAGGCGACGAAGGGCCGGCTGGTCCGCGATCTGCTGCTGGCCGGGGCCGCCCCCAAGGGCCCGGCCGAGCTGGTGGAGGCGGTGCGCGACCTCGGCTACGTGGTGGAGGCGCGGGCCCCGGAGCGTGCGGGGCGGCCGTGGGCACTCGATGTGGTGGTCACCGAGATCCACTGA